One genomic window of Danaus plexippus chromosome 23, MEX_DaPlex, whole genome shotgun sequence includes the following:
- the LOC116774727 gene encoding octopamine receptor beta-2R-like, producing the protein MDQANVTGIETGNLTVVEDQEWLPDWVYKLRTSVLLLIVIMAVLGNMLVIVSVMRHRKLRVITNYFVVSLAFADILVAVVVMSFNFSVQYYNEWIFGPVICDLWNSSDVYFTSTSILHLCCISVDRYYAIVKPLKYPIKMTKKMAFVMLAATWLSPITISYAPIFMGWYTTSEYLKTRVLNQCEFKVNKPYAVISSSISFWIPCTIMVFTYLAIFKEANRQEKALHARAGNAMLMHRHSRDVGDKNGLHINANTPTKDRNILKMKREHKAARTLGIIMGAFILCWLPFFLFYLSTSLCDSCTYPEFVTVLMFWTGYFNSALNPIIYAYFNRDFRNAFKNTLACAFCSFCRRNPMDSEATERLERRSSAQLRVPLPSRRASDLASL; encoded by the exons ATGGATCAAGCAAATGTTACTGGTATTGAGACGGGCAACCTGACGGTCGTGGAAGATCAAGAATGGTTGCCAGATTGGGTTTACAAACTGCGGACATCAGTGTTGCTGCTTATTGTCATCATGGCTGTACTTGGAAACATGTTGGTGATCGTCAGTGTTATGCGGCACAG aAAACTTCGTGTCATAACAAACTACTTCGTAGTATCCTTAGCGTTTGCTGATATTCTTGTTGCTGTCGTGGTGATGTCTTTTAACTTCAGCGTCCAATATTACAATGAATGGATATTCGGTCCCGTCATATGTGACTTGTGGAATTCCTCTGATGTCTATTTCACTTCAACCTCGATATTGCACCTCTGTTGCATATCCGTGGACAGATATTACGCTATCGTCAAGCCTTTAAAATATCctataaaaatgacaaaaaag ATGGCTTTTGTGATGTTAGCTGCTACGTGGCTGAGCCCCATAACAATATCGTATGCCCCGATTTTCATGGGATGGTATACTACGAGTGAATACTTGAAAACCAGAGTATTAAATCAGTGCGAGTTCAAAGTAAACAAACCTTACGCGGTTATATCCAGTTCAATATCGTTCTGGATACCTTGCACCATAATGGTATTTACTTATCTAGCGATCTTCAAAGAAGCCAACCGACAAGAAAAGGCGTTGCACGCGAGAGCCGGAAACGCTATGTTGATGCACCGGCATTCAAGAGACGTAGGTGATAAAAACGGTTTACATATTAACGCCAATACTCCAACCAAAGataggaatatattaaaaatgaaacgtGAACACAAAGCTGCTAGGACTTTAGGTATCATTATGGGCGCTTTTATTCTCTGCTGGCTGCCGTTTTTCCTGTTCTACTTGTCAACTTCTTTGTGTGATTCGTGTACGTATCCAGAATTTGTGACTGTTCTCATGTTTTGGACTGGATATTTTAACTCAGCTTTGAATCCGATAATATATGCATACTTCAATAGAGATTTTCGTAATGCCTTTAAGAATACATTGGCATGTGCATTCTGTAGTTTTTGTCGACGGAATCCTATGGATTCTGAAGCTACGGAAAGATTGGAAAGGCGAAGTTCAGCTCAACTTCGAGTCCCACTTCCATCAAGACGCGCATCTGATCTAGCGTCCCTTTGA